From Kogia breviceps isolate mKogBre1 chromosome 2, mKogBre1 haplotype 1, whole genome shotgun sequence, one genomic window encodes:
- the SLC4A3 gene encoding anion exchange protein 3: protein MANGVIPPPGGASPLPQVRVPLEEPPLSPDMEEEEDDLGKTLAVSRFGDLINKPPAWDPEKPSRSYSERDFEFHRHTSHHTHHPLSVRLPPPHKLRRLPATSARQTRRKRKKERTSAPPSEGTPPIQEEGGAGVDEEEEEEEEEGGESEAEPVEPPPAGSPPKAKFSIGSDEDDSPGLSGRAAFTKPLPAVGPRSDKSPQHSVSSPSPRARVSRVSGEKSRPRSPSASYDLRERLCPGSALGSPGGPEQQVPTDEAEAQMLGSADLDDMKSHRLEDNPGVRRHLVKKPSRTQGGRGSPSGLAPLRRKKKQLLDRRPHEVFVELNELMLDRSQEPHWRETARWIKFEEDVEEETERWGKPHVASLSFRSLLELRRTIAHGAALLDLEQTTLPGIAHLVVETMIVSDQIRPEDRASVLRTLLLKHSHPNDDKDSGFFPRNASSSSVNSVLGNHHPTPSHGPDGAVPTVADDLGEPAPLWPHDPEAKEKPLHMPGGDGHRGKSLKLLEKIPEDAEATVVLVGCVPFLEQPAAAFVRLNEAVLLESVLEVPVPVRFLFVMLGPGHTSTDYHELGRSIATLMSDKLFHDAAYQADDRQDLLSAISEFLDGSIVIPPSEVEGRDLLRSVAAFQRELLRKRREREQTKVEMTTQGGYVAPGKELAMELGGSEAPPDDDPLLRTGSVFGGLVRDVKRRYPHYPSDLRDALHSQCVAAVLFIYFAALSPAITFGGLLGEKTEGLMGVSELIVSTAVLGVLFSLLGAQPLLVVGFSGPLLVFEEAFFKFCRAQGLEYLTGRVWVGLWLVVFVLALVAAEGSFLVRYISPFTQEIFAFLISLIFIYETFHKLYKVFTEHPLLPFYPPEGALAAELDLNGSALPPTEGPPGPRNQPNTALLSLILMLGTFLIAFFLRKFRNSRFLGGKARRIIGDFGIPISILLMVLVDYSITDTYTQKLTVPTGLSVTSPHKRTWFIPPLGSARPFPPWMMVAAAVPALLVLILIFMETQITALIVSQKARRLLKGSGFHLDLLLIGSLGGLCGLFGLPWLTAATVRSVTHVNALTVMRTAIAPGDKPQIQEVREQRVTGVLIASLVGLSIVMGAVLRRIPLAVLFGIFLYMGVTSLSGIQLSQRLLLILMPAKHHPEQPYVTKVKTWRMHLFTCIQLGCIALLWVVKSTAASLAFPFLLLLTVPLRRCLLPRLFQDRELQALDSEDAEPNFDEDGQDEYNELHMPV, encoded by the exons ATGGCCAATGGAGTGATTCCACCGCCCGGGGGCGCCTCCCCCCTACCCCAG GTCCGGGTGCCCTTGGAGGAGCCCCCTCTGAGTCCAgacatggaggaggaggaggatgactTGGGCAAGACCTTGGCTGTGAGCAGGTTTGGGGACCTCATCAACAAGCCCCCGGCCTGGGACCCCGAGAAGCCCAGCCGCAGCTACAGCGAGCGGGACTTTGAGT TTCACCGGCACACATCCCACCACACCCACCACCCGCTCTCGGTGCGCCTGCCTCCACCCCACAAGCTGCGGCGACTGCCCGCCACGTCTGCCCGGCAAaccaggaggaagaggaagaaggagagaaccTCTGCTCCCCCTTCTGAGGGGACCCCTCCCATCCAGGAGGAGGGGGGAGCCGGAgtggatgaggaggaggaagaggaggaggaagagggaggggagtCTGAGGCAGAACCTGTAGAACCTCCACCCGCTGGGTCCCCACCGAAAGCAAAG TTCTCCATTGGAAGTGACGAGGACGACAGTCCCGGCCTCTCGGGGAGGGCCGCCTTCACCAAGCCCCTGCCCGCGGTGGGCCCGCGCTCCGACAAGAGCCCCCAGCACTCGGTCAG CTCCCCTAGTCCCCGGGCCCGGGTCTCCCGAGTCTCCGGAGAGAAGAGCCGGCCACGGAGCCCGTCAGCCAGCTATGACCTGCGGGAACGGCTGTGCCCAGGCAGTGCCCTGGGCAGCCCGGGTGGCCCGGAGCAGCAGGTGCCCACTGATGAGGCGGAGGCCCAGATGCTGGGCTCCGCGGACCTGGACGACATGAAGA GTCACCGGCTGGAGGACAACCCTGGCGTGCGCCGGCACCTGGTAAAGAAGCCGTCTCGGACGCAGGGCGGGAGGGGCAGCCCCAGTGGCCTGGCCCCCCTGCGCAGGAAGAAGAAGCAGCTGCTGGACCGGAGGCCTCATGAG GTGTTTGTGGAGCTGAATGAGCTGATGCTGGATCGCAGCCAGGAGCCCCACTGGCGGGAGACAGCTCGCTGGATCAAGTTtgaggaggatgtggaggaagAGACGGAGCGCTGGGGGAAGCCGCACGTGGCCTCGCTCTCCTTCCGGAGCCTGCTGGAGCTCAGGAGGACCATCGCCCACG GAGCTGCCCTCCTGGACCTGGAGCAGACCACTCTGCCAGGCATTGCACACCTCGTGGTGGAGACCATGATTGTGTCTGACCAGATCCGGCCGGAGGACAGGGCCAGTGTCCTTCGCACCCTGCTGCTGAAACACAG CCATCCCAATGATGACAAGGACAGCGGCTTCTTTCCCCGAAATGCGTCCAGTTCCAGCGTGAACTCGGTCCTAGGGAATCATCACCCAACCCCCAGCCATGGCCCCGATGGTGCAGTGCCTACCGTGGCTGATGACCTGGGAGAGCCAGCCCCACTCTGGCCTCATGACCCTGAGGCCAAGGAG AAGCCCCTCCACATGCCTGGGGGAGATGGTCACCGGGGGAAAAGCCTGAAGCTGCTGGAGAAGATCCCTGAAGATGCTGAGGCTACTGTTGTGCTCGTGG GCTGTGTGCCTTTCTTGGAGCAGCCAGCGGCAGCCTTTGTGCGCCTGAACGAAGCTGTACTCTTGGAGTCTGTGCTTGAGGTCCCCGTGCCGGTTCGCTTTCTCTTCGTGATGCTGGGGCCCGGCCACACCAGCACTGACTATCACGAGCTTGGGCGCTCCATTGCCACCCTCATGTCTGACAAG CTATTCCACGATGCTGCCTATCAGGCAGACGACCGGCAGGACCTCCTGAGCGCCATCAGTGAGTTCCTGGATGGCAGCATCGTGATCCCCCCGTCCGAGGTGGAGGGCCGAGACCTGCTGCGCTCCGTGGCTGCCTTCCAGCGCGAGCTGCTCAGGAAGCGGCGGGAGCGGGAGCAGACCAAAGTTGAGATGACCACCCAGGGCGGCTACGTGGCCCCTGGGAAAG AGCTGGCGATGGAGTTAGGGGGCTCCGAGGCGCCCCCTGACGACGACCCCCTGCTGCGCACTGGCTCGGTGTTTGGGGGGCTTGTCCGGGACGTGAAGCGCCGGTACCCGCACTACCCCAGCGACCTGCGGGACGCCCTGCACTCCCAGTGCGTGGCTGCCGTGCTCTTCATCTACTTCGCTGCCCTCAGTCCCGCCATCACCTTCGGGGGGCTGCTAG GGGAGAAGACAGAAGGACTGATGGGTGTGTCTGAGCTGATCGTGTCCACGGCTGTGCTGGGTGTCCTCTTCTCTCTGCTGGGGGCCCAGCCGCTGCTCGTGGTCGGCTTCTCGGGGCCACTGCTCGTCTTCGAAGAAGCCTTCTTCAAG TTCTGCCGAGCCCAGGGCCTGGAGTACCTCACAGGCCGGGTGTGGGTCGGCCTCTGGCTGGTGGTCTTTGTCCTTGCCCTGGTGGCCGCGGAAGGCAGCTTCCTGGTCCGCTACATCTCACCTTTCACCCAGGAGATCTTCGCCTTCCTCATCTCGCTCATTTTCATCTATGAGACCTTCCACAAGCTCTACAAG GTGTTCACGGAGCACCCACTGCTGCCATTCTACCCCCCTGAGGGAGCCCTGGCAGCTGAGCTGGACCTGAATGGGAGTGCCCTGCCCCCCACCGAGGGGCCGCCGGGCCCCAGGAACCAGCCCAACACGGCTCTGCTGTCCCTCATCCTCATGCTCGGGACCTTCCTCATTGCCTTCTTCCTGCGCAAGTTCAGAAACAGCCGCTTCCTGGGTGGCAAG GCTCGCCGTATCATCGGGGACTTCGGTATCCCCATCTCCATTCTGCTGATGGTCCTGGTGGATTACTCCATTACAGACACCTACACACAG AAGCTGACGGTGCCCACGGGGCTCTCGGTGACCTCCCCCCATAAGCGCACGTGGTTCATCCCACCCCTGGGTAGCGCCCGCCCTTTCCCGCCCTGGATGATGGTGGCAGCCGCCGTGCCGGCCCTCCTGGTCCTCATCCTGATCTTCATGGAGACACAGATCACTGC GCTCATTGTCAGCCAGAAGGCGCGGAGGCTGCTCAAAGGCTCCGGCTTCCACCTGGACCTGCTTCTCATCGGCTCCCTGGGTGGGCTCTGTGGCTTGTTTGGGTTGCCCTGGCTCACGGCCGCCACCGTCCGCTCGGTCACCCACGTGAATGCGCTGACCGTTATGCGCACTGCCATCGCTCCCGGCGACAAGCCCCAGATCCAGGAGGTGCGGGAGCAGCGGGTCACTGGAGTGCTCATCGCCAGCCTCGTGG GCCTGTCCATTGTCATGGGGGCTGTGCTGCGCCGGATCCCACTGGCTGTGCTctttgggatcttcctgtacaTGGGGGTCACGTCGCTGTCTGGCATCCAGCTGTCCCAGCGTCTGTTGCTGATACTCATGCCAGCAAAACACCATCCCGAACAGCCCTATGTGACCAAG GTGAAGACCTGGCGGATGCACTTGTTTACGTGCATCCAGCTGGGCTGCATCGCGCTGCTCTGGGTGGTCAAGTCCACGGCGGCCTCGCTCGCCTTTCCCTTCCTGCTGCTGCTCACGGTGCCCCTGAGGCGTTGCCTCCTGCCCCGGCTCTTCCAGGACAGGGAGCTACAGGCG CTGGACTCCGAAGACGCTGAACCAAACTTTGATGAGGACGGCCAGGATGAGTACAACGAGCTGCACATGCCCGTGTGA